The Glycine soja cultivar W05 chromosome 4, ASM419377v2, whole genome shotgun sequence genomic sequence ATTGTTGTGCATAATGAAGCTCAAAAGTAATCATGCACAACAATTATCAAAAGTATTAGATGTTCAAGTAcaaattgagtttaatttttatatactttatcTTTAATCCATAACTATTATAATGATAATTCCTTCATTTGGTGTACACTTTTATTATTCCCAAATTactcttaattgtttttttcattACTCCCTAtccagaaaaaaacaaaaaatattatcgatCTCAAAACATGGAAAATGACaataatgataacaataatgatgatgataaggTTGATGACATGGGATGGTGGGGGGAGCCAAAGAGAGCGAATCCTTTTTATCTTATATAAGTGGTGATTTAGTTGTGTTCAAACGGAGAGAAAATGAGaggattttttcaaaaatttatgtattctctctatttcaattcaaatatttctttttaattcgtttttattgttttttctctCACACAACTAAACCATTTGTAAAAGACTTCAATTACTAGCGaattgatttataaaaaaaattaatttaattaataacaataaatgtgTCTAAGAATTAACACATaacccttaaaaaaattactacataACATTAACTCGTAACAAATCagaattttatttgatatgataTAATAGATAAAGTATTGTTAAATTAGATTGCAATTCATgacatttattaaaataaaagacgtttaaagttaaaaagtcataattttttgaatttacagttgttttaataacaataaaactaaagaaagaaaatgtgtaAGTGATGTGTGTTGGAAATATTTAACCTaactttcttctattttttgttttcttcttagaAAAGGAAATCGAACCAATCTTAGTATGTTCAAATATGTCTCAAAGTTTGTTATAAATGTTGTAATTTtctatatttgaatatattgtttttaaaattattttacacatataatttaaatttttccatACTAGCCAAACTCCATCATTAGGTGAATAAAAACATGTAATTAATACTATTTAGACAATAAAGttatgtaattaataaatatttaaggaaTATCTCATTCTACGAATCTACTGCATAGTTGATCAATTTTTCCAACAACATATTTTGCGAATAATGATAAATGAAATCAATGTTTATAGATCTTATCCAGAGAATGTGTCTTTTTAGTTACATGGTTACCTGACCATTATTCAGCATCGTAATCTTTACTAGTTGGACTAAATGACACGCATCATCGTAATGAAGACATGGAAGTGTTATTATTATGTGGCCAGGAACGACACACGAAACGTGCATTTGTCTCTTTTCCTGTGTTTCTTCCTCGTTTGAGTTTGTGTTTGTGCTATCTTCTTCGCTCTTCACTTTTGTTGTCTAACATGGCTTTGGTGAATCCGTTTCTGTGTACCACTCGAACTTCCCTCCCTCTGCGAGTTTCAGGTCCACCAAACCAAGTCCTACCACGTTGGACTCTCTGCTCCCAATATTCATTCAAAACATCATCACTAAGATCGAAGCAACTCAGGTGTGGCGCCACTGCAGACATCAAAGCAGATCACGCGGTTCTTGTGGGCCCCACCAGCGAGGAGGAGAGAAAAGGGGACTATGACTGGACACAGGAATGGTACCCTTTGTATCTCACTCAGAATGTGCCCGAAGATGCACCTTTGGGTCTCAGAGTGTTTGATAAACAGCTCGTGTTGTTCAAGGATGGCAATGGCCAGTTTCGCTGTTACGAAGATCGCTGCCCCCACCGGTCACTCCCTGCTTATGATTccgtttgttttttattttcatctttggtCACACCAGCAATTTGTAGACAGTTACTTATGTGTTTATAGAGATCAGAATTTAGAGTTTTGCTTCGATAAATAACCATGAAATTTGACGACATTACTTTGATGTAGTTACATATAAGTGTGTTTAGAGTTGTTCAATCAGAATTAGAATATTACGTCAATCGTGCAAATTTTTACTATTATGCAGATTATTGAAGTGAAATTCCGATTCTAATGGAGGACTGTACTAAAGTAACTAAAGAACTGATTTATGGGTACTCCTTTGAGTAAATGCAATTAGCACAATTACGTGCTTAGCTTTTCTCAATTACTGAATTTTGTAGCTTTACTGGTTGACGGTTGACAATGTTTGTCACGGTAAAACTTATATGCAGTTTCGCAAGTGTTTTTAGTGTCGTTCTCTAACAAGAATTAGAGTTGTTTTTTATTCTGCAACTTATCGAagtgaaaatttaaattctaattagAGAAAAATATCTAAAACACACTTAGAATACTGTATCCAAGTTTTATACTTTCAGTGATTGCAAATAGCATAATTAAGATAGGTGCTTAGCTTTTCTCAATTACTGAAAATTTTGTAGCTTGACTGGTTGATGGTTGTCATGCTTATCAAATACTGGACCTTATCTTTTTATACAATCCAGGTTAGCGAAACTATCTGAGGGACAGTTGATTGATGGAAGGCTCGAGTGTCTATACCATGGATGGCAATTTGAAGGGGAGGGAAAATGTGTGAAGATACCTCAGGTTGGTTACACAGCTACAATTATCGTCAGCTAAATCAAAAGGCAATGATGCTGACAATTCTTTTTCTGTTCTCAACAGCTTCCAGCTGATGCCAAAATCCCAAGGGCTGCTTGTGTTAAAACATATGAAGTGAGGGACTCTCAAGGTGTTATTTGGGTATGGATGTCCCTCAAGACACCTCCAAATGTCAGTAAATTACCTTGGTTTGAGAACTTCGCAAGGCCGGGGTTTCAAGATGTTTCGACAATTCACGAACTCCCTTATGATCACTCTATTCTTCTGGAGAACCTGATGGATCCTGCTCATATCCCAATCTCCCATGACAGAACAGATTGGACTGCGAAAAGGGAGGATGCTCAGCCGCTGTGTTTTGAGGTGACCGAACGAACAGATAGAGGGTTTGCAGGTTGGTGGGGCAGAGAGAAAGATGGATCCATGCCTAACTTCTTGCGGTTTGAGGCTCCTTGTGTTCTACAAAACAACAGGGAAATTATTGATAAGAATGGTGAAATAAACTACTTCAGTGGCCTGTTCCTTTGTAGACCAACCGGGCAAGGGAAATCCATGCTGATAGTTAGGTTTGGAGGAACAAAAAGATCTCCACTAGCAAAAGTGTTTCCTAAGTGGTACTTCCATCAGAATGCAAGCAAGGTGTTTGAGCAAGACATGGGATTCTTGTCATCACAAAATGAAATTCTTCTGAGAGAAAAGGTTCCAACAAAGGAACTATACCTGAATCTGAAATCATCAGACACATGGGTTGCTGAATACAGGAAGTGGATGGACAAAGCGGGGCATGGAATGCCATATCATTTTGGTCACAGCACTATCTCTTTGCCTAAAGAGCCTGCTGTGGTTGAACACGCACCTGCTGGACTAGTCGCAGGACAATCAGCTTCCTCACCAACCAAGGGGGGCATTGGAACAATGCATGCCCCTAATTTTGCCAACAGATATTTTAGGCATGTGATTCATTGCAAAGGATGTAGAACCGTCGTCAAAGCTTTCGAAGCTTGGAAAAATGCTCTTTCAGCTGTGGCAATTGCATTAACTGCGTTGGCAATTCTGCTTTCTGGGAGACAATGGAAGGTCCTTCTCTTGGCATCTGCAGCTCTCTGCTCTGTTGGAGTCTATGCTTGCTCAACCGCCATTGCAATGAATACAACAAATTTTATTAGGACACATAGGAGATTGTGAGTGACTGGTTGTAAAAATAGTTGTTCAAATGAATACTAAACAGTTTGTCTAATGACTAATTAGTTGTTACAGATTGTGTTTGGCAGAacatttttaaagttttgagtaattttgattttgcaaaattaaaattaaattgaggtaatgtaatttatatttgaaatattttacttCAAAAACATGTTTGTGATAAAATTTCGTATTAACTTTCAAAATCAGCACAAGTTATATTCTTCACTTATAGTATTGTGCTTTTGTTGGTAGTATCGTGCTTTAAAAGTAAACTTGATTTTAGTTTACCGTAACTAAACAAAGCAAAAACAATGCCAAATCACGTTCGTCCGAGACGTTTAAAGTTAAACACGCTAATAGTTGGATGTCATCTAATAAGACTAATATTTTACCCTTCTCTGTTATTCAAACCAGAAAGGAATAGAAGAAAAATGTTCCTCCTATTGATAATTTAACAAGAGATCCGACGGGGAGAAATATGCTTTGGCAGAAAAccatctatatattattatttcaggattttttttaaggtttaaaaatatttttaatcgcTGTAAATTGAAACTTTTTCATATTTGGGTTCCcctaagttcatttttttttaaattttagtccttaaaactTATGAGAAAAACTTATAATCTTAAAAGGattgaaaatgaacaaaaaaaattacgacaaccaaaattaaaaaaacgttaatttacaaagactaaaattaaaaaaataaacttacaaacaaaaaaaatgaaaaagcgttgactaacatgaaaaaaaaaaaaaacatgtttaagcCTTTTTAAACATGGATTTGCAGTATTTTGGGCTGCAAATTGGTCAAGAGGGATTCATACATTGATAATGTTAGAAagacaagaaagaaaaacaataattagcGCACAAGATTGCTATATTACAGGTGGAGTCAGTATGATTGTTTTTCACAAAATTAACCTCAACTGAACAGTCCCCTTAAAATTCAAACCGATCATGACTTCATATAATGCGCTCTGTTTGGCGACTTAAGCTTTTACATGTTGAAACAGAATAACCTGTATCGTGGTTTC encodes the following:
- the LOC114408892 gene encoding protein TIC 55, chloroplastic-like codes for the protein MEVLLLCGQERHTKRAFVSFPVFLPRLSLCLCYLLRSSLLLSNMALVNPFLCTTRTSLPLRVSGPPNQVLPRWTLCSQYSFKTSSLRSKQLRCGATADIKADHAVLVGPTSEEERKGDYDWTQEWYPLYLTQNVPEDAPLGLRVFDKQLVLFKDGNGQFRCYEDRCPHRLAKLSEGQLIDGRLECLYHGWQFEGEGKCVKIPQLPADAKIPRAACVKTYEVRDSQGVIWVWMSLKTPPNVSKLPWFENFARPGFQDVSTIHELPYDHSILLENLMDPAHIPISHDRTDWTAKREDAQPLCFEVTERTDRGFAGWWGREKDGSMPNFLRFEAPCVLQNNREIIDKNGEINYFSGLFLCRPTGQGKSMLIVRFGGTKRSPLAKVFPKWYFHQNASKVFEQDMGFLSSQNEILLREKVPTKELYLNLKSSDTWVAEYRKWMDKAGHGMPYHFGHSTISLPKEPAVVEHAPAGLVAGQSASSPTKGGIGTMHAPNFANRYFRHVIHCKGCRTVVKAFEAWKNALSAVAIALTALAILLSGRQWKVLLLASAALCSVGVYACSTAIAMNTTNFIRTHRRL